The Oncorhynchus tshawytscha isolate Ot180627B unplaced genomic scaffold, Otsh_v2.0 Un_contig_17426_pilon_pilon, whole genome shotgun sequence region ATCCCTCCCACACagagagcagtggtaaggcttctccctgTATGTACTCTTTTATGTGTACGGCTTCCAGAATGATTgatgaagctcttcccacatttGGTGCAGTGGTACGGCTTCTCTCCACTATGTACCATCTCATGCCTCGTGAGGTTGACTTTTAcactgaaactcttcccacatgtGGCACTGTGGAATGGTTTCTCTCGAGTGTGTACACTCTGATGATTCTTTAGATTACCTGAGGaactgaaactcttcccacattgaggaCAGGGGTAACGACCACAACCAGATAGTCTTGATGTATCTGGGACAACTACACCACTAGGTTCCTGCTGTTCACTCTTTTCCTTATCGATttccttctcctcatcctcctcctcctcctcctctttgacaaTCACATTGAAAGTACAGGTAGGCTTCTTTCCACTGTGTGATTTCTTATGAGTTTTCAGGTCTCCTGCTCGATTGAAACACTTCCCACAAAGAGAGCAGTGGTAAGGTTTCTCCCATGTATGTAGTCGCTGGTGGTCCTTAAGGCTCCCTGAGTGATTGAAGCTCTTCAGACACGTGGTGCcatggtaaggcttctctccactaTGTACTCTCTCGTGTCTCTTAAGGTTTACTTTCTcactgaaactcttcccacatgccGAGCAGTcaaaaggtttctctccagtgtgtactc contains the following coding sequences:
- the LOC121842095 gene encoding zinc finger protein 235-like (The sequence of the model RefSeq protein was modified relative to this genomic sequence to represent the inferred CDS: added 293 bases not found in genome assembly) — encoded protein: MSEPGSGCGVPAQRSSQQGPELLSVNLGYCSETVELNVIVKEEGEEREINEREEDRASVDSGEIPNPDSVNKPSSTASRLPGCGSYPCPQCGKCFSSSTHLKNHQRVHTGEKPFDCSACGKSFSEKVNLKRHERVHSGEKPYHGTTCLKSFNHSGSLKDHQRLHTWEKPYHCSLCGKCFNRAGDLKTHKKSHSGKKPTCTFNVIVKEEEEEEDEEKEIDKEKSEQQEPSGVVVPDTSRLSGCGRYPCPQCGKSFSSSGNLKNHQSVHTREKPFHSATCGKSFSVKVNLTRHEMVHSGEKPYHCTKCGKSFNHSGSLKEHQRVHTGEKPYHCSLCWKSFSQPGNLKK